A genomic region of Sideroxydans sp. CL21 contains the following coding sequences:
- the hybB gene encoding Ni/Fe-hydrogenase cytochrome b subunit, whose protein sequence is MSASHKHPAPAPLGGSFVTTTTKILAALVAIAAVILAFRFIFGLGAVTNINDGYPWGIWVVYDVVIGSAFACGGYSVALLVYIFNKGEYHPMVRPALLASLFGYTLAGAGVMLDLGRYWNFWHIFWPGYAQVNSVMFEVAVCITAYIVVMWIEFSPAFLEKFGMKNVKRKLNKFLFLIIALGVLLPSMHQSSLGSLLVVFGYQIHPLWQTMLLPLLFLMTALAIGFAVVIFEACLSSSGFKRPLEMQLLGKLSKVMLWMLTAYLIVRFVDLIVRGAVGSMFELRIEALMFWIENALFIAPLVILANPKSRRNPSKLFIAAVCLMLAGFLLRINSFLVGYETGPGWHYFPSVPEIMVSIGMIALEILGYIALVRYLPILPGTTESAIAGNK, encoded by the coding sequence ATGTCCGCATCCCACAAACATCCCGCTCCTGCCCCGCTCGGCGGTTCGTTCGTCACGACGACCACAAAGATATTGGCGGCGCTGGTGGCGATCGCCGCAGTGATCCTGGCGTTTCGTTTTATCTTCGGCCTCGGCGCGGTAACCAACATCAACGACGGCTACCCCTGGGGCATTTGGGTGGTGTACGACGTGGTGATCGGCTCCGCGTTTGCCTGCGGCGGCTATTCGGTAGCCCTGCTGGTCTACATCTTCAACAAGGGCGAGTACCACCCGATGGTGCGCCCCGCTCTGCTGGCCAGCCTGTTCGGCTACACGCTGGCCGGTGCCGGCGTGATGCTGGACCTCGGCCGCTACTGGAACTTCTGGCACATCTTCTGGCCCGGCTATGCGCAGGTCAACTCGGTGATGTTCGAGGTGGCCGTGTGCATTACGGCCTATATCGTCGTGATGTGGATCGAGTTCTCGCCCGCCTTCCTCGAAAAATTCGGCATGAAGAACGTCAAGCGCAAACTGAACAAGTTCCTGTTCCTCATCATCGCGCTCGGCGTTCTGCTTCCGTCCATGCACCAGTCGTCGCTGGGTTCGCTGCTGGTGGTGTTCGGCTACCAGATACACCCGCTGTGGCAGACGATGCTGCTGCCGCTGCTGTTTCTGATGACGGCACTGGCCATCGGATTTGCGGTCGTCATCTTTGAAGCATGCCTCTCCTCTTCCGGCTTCAAGCGTCCGCTGGAAATGCAATTGCTGGGCAAGTTGTCCAAAGTGATGCTGTGGATGCTGACGGCTTACCTGATCGTGCGCTTTGTCGACCTGATCGTGCGCGGCGCGGTCGGCAGCATGTTCGAGTTGCGCATCGAGGCCCTGATGTTCTGGATAGAGAACGCGCTGTTCATCGCGCCGCTGGTGATACTGGCGAATCCCAAGTCGCGCAGGAACCCGTCAAAACTGTTCATTGCTGCCGTATGCCTGATGCTGGCCGGCTTCCTGCTGCGCATCAATTCCTTCCTGGTCGGTTACGAGACCGGGCCGGGCTGGCATTACTTCCCGTCGGTGCCGGAGATCATGGTTTCCATCGGCATGATCGCGCTGGAGATACTGGGTTACATCGCGCTGGTGCGTTACCTGCCGATCCTGCCCGGAACAACCGAATCCGCAATTGCAGGCAACAAGTAG
- the hybA gene encoding hydrogenase 2 operon protein HybA, giving the protein MSISRRDFLKGALAGGSLLAAGAPAEARENKVMPGEALGLLYDSTLCIGCKACVSACKEVNDMPPEFSTEDHLWDTPLDISGKTLNVIKVYQNGTAENKDSEKDGFAFMKVSCLHCADPSCVSACPVSAMTKDPVTGIVGYDKDVCIGCRYCVAACPFGVPRFQYDKAIPQISKCQLCRQRIPEGKYAACAQVCPTGATLYGKVKDLHAEAQRRVAMKPGEYATFPRGNINTHDQSPHTAKAAKYIPHIYGEKEVGGTQMLKLAAVPFDKLGMPTLPDQSFASKSETLQHTLYGGLIAPLAFLGVLSFVAKRNVKNDDDADEKK; this is encoded by the coding sequence ATGAGCATCAGCCGGCGCGATTTCCTTAAAGGAGCGCTGGCCGGGGGCTCCTTGCTTGCAGCGGGTGCGCCAGCCGAGGCGCGCGAAAACAAGGTCATGCCGGGCGAGGCACTGGGGCTTCTGTACGACAGCACGCTGTGCATCGGCTGCAAGGCTTGCGTCTCCGCCTGCAAGGAAGTCAACGACATGCCGCCGGAGTTCTCCACGGAAGATCATCTGTGGGATACCCCGCTCGACATTTCCGGCAAGACGCTCAATGTGATCAAGGTCTACCAGAACGGTACCGCAGAGAACAAGGACAGCGAGAAAGACGGCTTCGCGTTCATGAAGGTGTCGTGCCTGCACTGCGCCGACCCGTCCTGCGTGTCCGCATGCCCGGTATCGGCGATGACCAAGGACCCGGTCACCGGCATCGTCGGCTACGACAAGGATGTGTGCATCGGCTGCCGCTATTGCGTGGCTGCATGCCCGTTTGGCGTGCCACGCTTCCAGTACGACAAGGCGATTCCACAGATCAGCAAATGCCAGTTGTGCCGCCAGCGCATTCCCGAAGGCAAGTATGCCGCCTGCGCGCAAGTGTGCCCGACCGGCGCGACGCTATACGGCAAGGTCAAGGATCTGCATGCCGAAGCGCAACGCCGGGTAGCGATGAAGCCCGGCGAATATGCAACCTTCCCGCGCGGCAACATCAACACGCACGACCAGTCGCCGCACACGGCCAAGGCGGCGAAATATATCCCGCATATCTACGGCGAGAAGGAAGTCGGCGGTACCCAGATGCTGAAGCTGGCTGCCGTGCCTTTCGACAAGCTGGGCATGCCGACGCTGCCCGACCAGTCGTTCGCATCCAAGTCCGAAACCCTGCAGCACACGCTCTACGGAGGATTGATCGCGCCGCTGGCTTTCCTCGGTGTGCTGTCCTTCGTCGCCAAGCGCAACGTCAAAAATGACGATGACGCCGACGAAAAGAAATAA
- a CDS encoding hydrogenase small subunit, producing the protein MNENSFENDESMLALEKRLGISRRSFLQMCAAMAATMGLPKGAEAAMAKAVATKKRPSVIWLHFQECTGCTESLLRAEHPTLEKLILDIISLDYHETLFAAAGHQAEAARRSAMKANKGKYILVVEGAIPTRDNGIYCKIGGQTAIEMLKECAADAAAVIAIGSCASWGGMPSTPPNPTGAMSAGEVLGKVIPNIPGCPPNPYNFLSTVVHFLTFGKLPEVDDFGRPKFAYSRLIHENCERRAHFDAGRFALEFGDEGHKKGYCLYKLGCKGPETHANCPAILFGDVGNASWPVGTGHPCIGCTEKGIAFAKPIHALAELKSVRPPAGFPGIIEDQGKGASTGALILAAAVAGAAAGAGAMMAKNLGKNVKLDEGDAHKKQEERNPS; encoded by the coding sequence ATGAACGAGAACAGCTTTGAAAACGACGAAAGCATGCTGGCACTGGAAAAACGCCTGGGCATCTCGCGGCGCAGTTTCCTGCAAATGTGCGCTGCCATGGCCGCAACCATGGGCTTGCCCAAAGGCGCGGAGGCTGCGATGGCCAAGGCAGTTGCCACCAAAAAGCGCCCCTCGGTGATCTGGCTGCACTTCCAGGAATGTACCGGCTGCACCGAATCCTTATTGCGTGCCGAACATCCCACGCTGGAAAAACTGATCCTCGACATCATCTCCCTCGACTATCACGAAACGCTGTTTGCAGCAGCCGGCCACCAGGCCGAAGCAGCGCGCAGGTCAGCGATGAAGGCGAACAAGGGCAAATACATACTGGTCGTGGAAGGTGCGATCCCGACACGGGACAACGGCATCTACTGCAAGATAGGCGGACAAACTGCAATTGAAATGTTGAAGGAATGTGCCGCCGATGCGGCAGCAGTCATCGCCATCGGCAGTTGTGCTTCCTGGGGCGGCATGCCCTCCACACCGCCCAACCCCACTGGCGCCATGAGCGCAGGCGAGGTTCTCGGCAAAGTGATCCCCAACATTCCCGGCTGTCCTCCCAATCCCTACAACTTCCTTTCCACCGTCGTGCACTTCCTGACCTTCGGCAAGCTGCCCGAAGTGGACGATTTCGGCCGTCCCAAGTTCGCCTACTCGCGCCTCATCCATGAGAACTGCGAACGCCGCGCGCACTTCGATGCAGGCCGCTTTGCGCTGGAGTTCGGCGACGAGGGGCACAAGAAAGGCTACTGCCTGTACAAGCTGGGCTGCAAAGGGCCGGAGACGCATGCGAACTGCCCGGCGATCCTGTTCGGCGACGTGGGCAATGCCAGCTGGCCTGTCGGCACGGGTCACCCGTGCATCGGTTGCACCGAGAAGGGTATCGCTTTCGCCAAACCTATCCATGCGCTGGCCGAACTGAAATCGGTGCGCCCGCCTGCAGGCTTCCCGGGCATCATCGAAGATCAGGGCAAGGGCGCAAGCACCGGCGCGCTGATCCTGGCTGCGGCAGTCGCCGGAGCGGCTGCGGGCGCAGGCGCGATGATGGCGAAGAACCTGGGCAAGAACGTCAAGCTCGACGAGGGCGACGCGCACAAGAAGCAAGAGGAAAGGAACCCATCATGA
- a CDS encoding HAMP domain-containing sensor histidine kinase, which produces MMQENLSALVIHDIKNSLALLEADLEQLNHRADAPEEARKAYQRCIELKNRLISFLTLYKHEHAGLKPNIGEVDLAEFLEDMIAGSQSVMMGSRHGHAIAISVDDARIRIAPGVRHKGVASFDEYLVDLALESALNNAVRYAANKVGIWFEQDAERLTFFVLDDGPGLNATESTQSGVASGKSASTGLGLSLCNAVIEAHGGGSAILANAPGGGALFTMTFDIAG; this is translated from the coding sequence ATGATGCAGGAAAATCTATCTGCGCTGGTGATACACGATATCAAGAATTCCCTGGCCCTGCTGGAGGCCGACCTGGAGCAACTCAACCATCGTGCCGATGCGCCCGAAGAAGCGCGCAAGGCCTACCAGCGCTGCATCGAACTGAAGAATCGCCTGATCAGTTTCCTTACGCTTTACAAACACGAGCATGCCGGATTGAAACCCAACATCGGCGAAGTCGATCTGGCTGAATTCCTGGAAGACATGATCGCCGGCAGCCAATCAGTGATGATGGGCAGCAGACATGGCCATGCCATAGCGATTAGTGTCGATGATGCCAGGATAAGGATCGCGCCCGGGGTCAGGCACAAGGGAGTCGCCTCGTTCGACGAATACCTGGTCGACCTGGCACTTGAGTCGGCGCTGAACAATGCCGTGCGTTATGCCGCAAACAAAGTGGGCATCTGGTTCGAACAGGATGCAGAACGGCTGACTTTCTTCGTGCTCGACGATGGCCCGGGGCTGAATGCCACCGAAAGCACCCAATCCGGGGTTGCTTCCGGAAAGTCCGCTTCGACCGGCCTGGGGCTTTCCTTGTGCAATGCAGTCATCGAAGCACACGGCGGCGGGAGCGCCATTCTCGCCAATGCTCCGGGCGGCGGTGCGTTGTTCACGATGACATTCGACATCGCCGGATAA
- a CDS encoding response regulator, producing MEEQGSANSMANMIAGKQDAFESEYIRFDALSALVIDDIGAMRHALRSQLQWMGMNSIKCVADAEEALAAIEITRYDLILCDYNLNKATSGQHFLEYLRHEHLLGAKTIFVMVTAEAEYAFVANAAEFAPDDYILKPCPEKKLRTRLERLFDRRNFLLPALTAMDDKNYLQVVSECDRLMTLVSNERWLLAALKLKAEALLALNDTTDLLKTYEQALSLRDNVPWVKIGIARARMLLNEPEAAEEMARQIVADNPSYVAAYELLAEIRRMQKDEEGAYLLMEQSAKILPTAKRFRSNAESAFLLGKLDEAKQYSESAIKLSNGSITERPDDYLSLAQIQTDLGDYKGAIHTLEKSARRFEEKGAFGISKNAILAQAYFDAGDKAAAKRLLERSQRLLTPESDSSAMNLIGKAAFKMGDSVLGLKMLTQAVQSSGLERERIARHVTKSMIDTGQHDKIEEVIDAGQRRVLALVDEARKSMHVAQFDAAYRKVLDALAIQSDNLEALFAAAQLHLLWLKQEGIDADVQERAKSYLAVLDKLVPHNEKVMGFYRFYDQLTGA from the coding sequence ATGGAGGAGCAAGGCAGCGCCAACTCGATGGCGAACATGATCGCCGGCAAGCAGGATGCCTTCGAAAGTGAATATATCCGCTTCGACGCCCTGTCTGCGTTGGTCATCGACGACATCGGCGCAATGCGCCATGCCCTGCGCTCACAGTTGCAATGGATGGGGATGAACTCGATCAAATGCGTGGCCGACGCCGAAGAGGCATTGGCGGCGATCGAGATCACCCGCTACGACCTGATCCTGTGCGACTACAACCTCAACAAGGCCACCTCCGGCCAGCATTTTCTGGAATATCTGCGCCATGAGCACCTGCTCGGCGCAAAGACAATCTTCGTGATGGTGACGGCGGAAGCCGAGTATGCCTTTGTCGCCAATGCCGCGGAGTTCGCGCCGGACGACTACATCCTGAAGCCCTGCCCCGAAAAAAAGCTGCGCACCCGGCTGGAACGCCTGTTCGACCGCCGCAACTTTCTGTTGCCCGCGCTGACGGCGATGGACGACAAGAACTATCTGCAGGTGGTCAGCGAATGCGACCGGTTGATGACACTGGTGTCGAACGAGCGCTGGCTGTTGGCCGCGCTCAAGCTGAAGGCAGAAGCGCTGCTCGCCCTGAACGACACGACAGACCTGCTCAAGACCTATGAACAGGCCTTGTCGCTGCGCGACAACGTGCCGTGGGTAAAGATCGGCATCGCACGCGCACGCATGCTGCTGAACGAACCGGAAGCCGCCGAAGAAATGGCTAGGCAGATCGTCGCCGACAACCCGAGCTACGTTGCGGCTTATGAGTTGCTGGCCGAGATCAGGCGCATGCAGAAGGATGAGGAAGGCGCCTACCTGCTGATGGAGCAATCCGCAAAGATACTGCCCACCGCGAAACGCTTCCGCTCCAATGCCGAATCGGCTTTCCTGCTGGGCAAGCTGGACGAGGCGAAGCAATATTCCGAATCCGCGATCAAGCTGTCAAACGGTTCCATCACCGAGCGCCCCGATGACTACCTGTCGCTGGCGCAGATTCAGACCGACCTGGGCGATTACAAGGGCGCCATCCACACGCTGGAAAAGAGCGCGCGCAGGTTCGAGGAGAAAGGCGCGTTCGGCATCTCCAAGAACGCCATCCTGGCGCAGGCTTATTTCGATGCGGGAGACAAGGCGGCAGCAAAGCGTTTGCTGGAGCGCTCGCAGCGGCTGTTGACGCCCGAGAGCGACAGTTCCGCCATGAACCTGATCGGCAAGGCCGCCTTCAAGATGGGGGACTCCGTCCTCGGGCTGAAGATGCTGACGCAGGCGGTGCAGTCGAGCGGCCTGGAACGTGAGCGCATCGCGCGCCATGTCACCAAGTCGATGATCGACACCGGGCAGCACGACAAGATCGAAGAGGTTATCGATGCCGGGCAAAGGCGTGTGCTGGCGCTGGTGGATGAGGCGCGAAAATCGATGCATGTGGCGCAATTCGACGCCGCCTACCGCAAGGTGCTCGATGCGCTGGCCATCCAGAGCGACAACCTCGAAGCGTTGTTCGCGGCGGCGCAACTCCATCTGCTGTGGCTGAAACAGGAAGGCATCGACGCGGACGTGCAGGAACGCGCCAAGAGCTATCTGGCGGTACTGGACAAGCTGGTGCCGCACAACGAGAAAGTGATGGGCTTTTACCGTTTCTATGACCAGTTGACGGGGGCATGA
- the ettA gene encoding energy-dependent translational throttle protein EttA codes for MVQGQYVMSMLRVSKIVPPKRQIIKDISLSFFPGAKIGLLGLNGSGKSTVLRIMAQQDKEYDGEVQWLPNMKIGYLPQEPVLDPAKTVRQEVESALGEVMEAQAKLDAVYAAYAEPDADFDALAAEQARLENIIAASGSDASHQMEIAADALRLPEWDAVVKNLSGGEKRRVALCKLLLEKPDMLLLDEPTNHLDAESVEWLEQFLVRFPGTVVAVTHDRYFLDNAAEWILELDRGHGIPWKGNYSSWLEQKGERLAQEQKQLDAHSKAMKQELEWVRQNPKARQAKSKARIARFEELNSQEHQARNETQEIFIPVGERLGNEVIEFDGVSKAYGDRLLIDNLSFKIPPGAIVGIIGPNGAGKSTLFRMITGKEKPDSGEVKIGQTVKIAFVDQSREGLENDKTVFDAISGGNEILTVGKYETPARAYIGRFNFKGADQGKIVGQLSGGERGRLHLAQTLISGGNVLLLDEPSNDLDVETLRALEDALLEFAGCVAVISHDRWFLDRIATHILACEGDSKWTFFDGNYQEYEADKRKRLGEEGAKPKRIRYKPISR; via the coding sequence ATGGTACAAGGCCAATATGTAATGTCCATGCTCCGCGTGAGCAAGATCGTTCCCCCCAAGCGTCAGATCATCAAGGATATCTCCCTCAGCTTCTTCCCCGGCGCCAAGATCGGCCTGCTGGGTCTGAACGGCTCGGGTAAATCCACCGTGCTGCGCATCATGGCGCAGCAGGACAAGGAATACGACGGCGAAGTGCAATGGCTGCCCAATATGAAGATTGGCTACCTGCCGCAGGAGCCCGTGCTCGACCCGGCCAAGACCGTGCGCCAGGAAGTCGAATCTGCCCTGGGCGAAGTAATGGAAGCACAAGCCAAGCTGGATGCGGTGTATGCCGCCTATGCCGAGCCGGATGCCGACTTCGACGCGCTCGCCGCCGAGCAGGCCCGCCTGGAAAACATCATCGCCGCAAGCGGTAGCGATGCCTCGCACCAGATGGAGATCGCCGCCGATGCGCTGCGCCTGCCGGAATGGGATGCCGTGGTCAAAAACCTTTCCGGCGGCGAGAAGCGCCGCGTGGCGCTGTGCAAGCTGCTGCTGGAAAAGCCCGACATGCTGCTGCTGGACGAGCCCACCAACCACCTGGATGCAGAATCGGTGGAATGGCTGGAACAATTCCTGGTGCGCTTCCCCGGCACCGTGGTCGCCGTCACCCACGATCGCTACTTCCTCGACAACGCCGCCGAATGGATCCTCGAACTCGACCGCGGGCACGGCATCCCCTGGAAGGGCAACTACTCAAGCTGGCTGGAACAAAAGGGCGAGCGACTGGCGCAGGAGCAGAAGCAACTCGACGCGCATTCAAAAGCGATGAAGCAGGAACTGGAATGGGTGCGCCAGAACCCCAAAGCGCGCCAGGCCAAATCCAAGGCGCGTATCGCCCGCTTTGAAGAGCTCAATTCGCAGGAACACCAGGCACGCAACGAAACGCAGGAAATCTTCATTCCCGTCGGCGAACGTCTGGGTAACGAAGTCATCGAATTCGACGGCGTGAGCAAAGCCTATGGCGACCGCCTGCTGATCGACAACCTCAGCTTCAAGATCCCGCCCGGCGCCATCGTAGGCATCATCGGCCCCAACGGTGCGGGTAAATCCACCCTGTTCCGCATGATCACTGGTAAGGAAAAACCGGACAGCGGCGAAGTGAAGATCGGCCAGACCGTGAAGATCGCCTTCGTCGACCAATCGCGCGAAGGGCTGGAAAACGACAAAACCGTGTTCGACGCCATCTCCGGCGGCAACGAGATTCTCACCGTGGGCAAATACGAAACCCCGGCGCGCGCCTACATCGGCCGCTTCAACTTCAAGGGCGCGGACCAGGGCAAGATCGTCGGCCAACTCTCCGGCGGTGAACGCGGCCGCCTGCACCTGGCGCAGACCCTGATCTCCGGCGGCAACGTGCTGCTGCTCGACGAACCCTCCAACGACCTCGACGTGGAAACCCTGCGCGCGCTCGAAGATGCCCTGCTCGAATTCGCCGGCTGCGTCGCCGTCATCTCCCACGACCGCTGGTTCCTCGACCGCATCGCCACCCACATCCTCGCCTGCGAAGGCGATTCCAAGTGGACGTTCTTTGATGGCAACTATCAGGAATATGAGGCTGATAAACGTAAACGGTTAGGCGAGGAAGGAGCCAAACCTAAACGCATACGTTACAAACCTATCAGCCGATAG
- a CDS encoding ImmA/IrrE family metallo-endopeptidase — protein MQRTMQLSLKTLEWAANKAGSSLPEFAHTLYAKDDTVTHIANGQLTIAQIRKFADHAKIPFGFLFLETPPERYTPDHKLVDFRTARYNQPLSDDFIDIYKDIEHKQSWYRDYLLSIDAAKLRFVGRYRGTKAAQNHEIAKDIRATLGITNIARSKVNPEDYLLMLSNLCEDAGILVFKNSVVVNSTKRKLDTEEFRGFVISDDYAPAIFINGSDAKYANVFTLVHELAHIWLGESGISDVAAGSVNENEIRCNAIAAEVLVPRDDFIRDWDSADGAHRSKIAALNRQYKVSELVIARVALTNRRISRENYDEIYAEVLERIREKKRRDKEDEKELRLPLSVTVPIKNSRRLTRTIVELISSGRMGPSEASILLNTSAAKVVSLL, from the coding sequence ATGCAACGCACTATGCAATTAAGTTTAAAAACTTTGGAATGGGCTGCGAACAAGGCAGGGAGCAGCTTGCCGGAGTTCGCCCATACGCTTTATGCGAAGGACGATACGGTTACGCACATCGCAAATGGTCAGTTAACAATTGCTCAAATTAGGAAGTTTGCTGACCACGCCAAGATACCGTTTGGATTCCTATTTTTAGAAACCCCTCCCGAGCGATATACCCCGGATCACAAGCTGGTTGATTTCAGGACTGCAAGATATAACCAGCCCTTAAGTGATGATTTCATTGATATCTACAAGGATATTGAGCACAAGCAATCTTGGTATCGTGATTATTTGTTGAGCATAGACGCAGCAAAATTGCGCTTTGTAGGTAGGTATCGCGGAACTAAAGCCGCGCAGAATCACGAAATTGCCAAAGACATAAGAGCCACATTAGGCATTACCAATATTGCAAGAAGCAAAGTCAATCCAGAAGACTATTTGTTGATGCTTTCTAATCTTTGCGAGGACGCTGGGATTCTTGTATTTAAGAATAGCGTAGTTGTTAACTCCACAAAACGGAAATTAGATACAGAAGAGTTTCGAGGGTTTGTTATTTCTGATGATTACGCGCCAGCGATTTTTATAAATGGTAGCGATGCGAAGTACGCTAACGTCTTCACATTGGTTCATGAGTTGGCTCATATCTGGCTTGGTGAATCTGGTATCTCTGATGTGGCAGCCGGCTCCGTGAATGAAAATGAAATTAGGTGTAACGCTATTGCTGCTGAGGTTCTTGTTCCACGAGATGATTTCATTAGGGATTGGGATTCCGCTGATGGCGCACATAGAAGCAAAATTGCTGCATTAAATAGGCAGTACAAAGTTAGTGAGCTAGTAATTGCTAGGGTCGCACTTACAAACCGCCGAATCTCGCGTGAGAATTATGATGAAATATACGCAGAGGTATTAGAAAGAATTCGGGAAAAGAAACGTAGAGACAAAGAAGATGAAAAAGAGCTACGTCTTCCATTGTCTGTTACCGTGCCTATAAAAAATAGTCGTAGACTCACGAGAACTATAGTTGAACTAATTTCGAGCGGAAGAATGGGGCCAAGCGAGGCATCCATTCTGTTGAATACAAGTGCAGCTAAAGTTGTGAGCCTACTATGA
- a CDS encoding DUF4411 family protein: MSQKKYLFDSDSLIVAKKTHYAPDFCPAFWEWLVTGNNKQVFFTIDRVADELMLGNEGDYLRDFVEDHSNFILPSKNDSQCIDKYVEIQQWANTNWSHGKKPSKVTKALEVFAKEKTADSWLVAYASAHGFEIVSNERSAPESQARVMLPDAANALGVKVVKLHEVLMLHSGPNFKFKSK; the protein is encoded by the coding sequence ATGAGTCAGAAGAAATATTTATTTGATTCTGACTCGCTGATTGTCGCAAAAAAGACCCACTACGCACCTGACTTTTGTCCTGCATTTTGGGAGTGGCTAGTTACAGGAAATAACAAACAGGTATTTTTTACAATTGACAGAGTTGCTGACGAGTTAATGCTTGGAAATGAAGGCGACTATTTACGCGATTTTGTGGAAGACCATAGCAATTTTATTCTTCCGTCAAAAAATGATTCTCAATGTATAGATAAGTACGTTGAAATTCAGCAGTGGGCTAACACTAATTGGTCACATGGGAAGAAGCCCAGCAAAGTAACCAAAGCATTGGAAGTGTTTGCGAAAGAGAAGACGGCTGATTCATGGCTTGTGGCATATGCAAGCGCACATGGTTTTGAAATTGTTTCTAATGAAAGATCGGCACCGGAAAGCCAAGCTAGGGTCATGTTGCCAGATGCGGCAAATGCTCTAGGGGTTAAGGTGGTAAAACTGCATGAGGTGTTAATGCTTCACTCAGGCCCTAATTTCAAATTCAAATCAAAATAG
- a CDS encoding phytochelatin synthase family protein, translating to MKISIPFLFLILLAAAPLTVAAAEPEVIYWNSDAGKALRARIAPDEDYWQLIPWFTEQVNQTYCGVASAVTVLNAMPIKKPVDPVYAPHAYFTQSNFFTPEVVKVISPQTVRNQGMTRDEMVKTLMRHGVKATTVAGDSVDESALRMLVQKAMGDDGQFVLVNFLRESLGQEGGGHWSVLAAYDAQSDRALILDVSKYMYAPEWVTIHTLRKAIDTLDTTSNKARGLVFVSHKACCTKSKGSASNSIFKE from the coding sequence ATGAAAATTTCAATCCCCTTCCTCTTTCTCATACTGCTTGCTGCGGCCCCGCTCACTGTGGCTGCGGCAGAGCCCGAGGTTATCTACTGGAACTCGGATGCGGGCAAGGCGTTGCGTGCCAGGATAGCGCCCGATGAAGATTACTGGCAGCTCATTCCCTGGTTCACGGAGCAGGTGAACCAGACCTATTGCGGTGTGGCAAGCGCGGTGACGGTGTTGAATGCGATGCCGATCAAGAAGCCGGTCGATCCCGTCTATGCGCCACATGCCTATTTCACGCAAAGCAATTTCTTTACGCCGGAGGTGGTGAAGGTCATCAGTCCGCAGACGGTGCGCAATCAGGGCATGACCCGCGATGAGATGGTGAAGACGCTGATGCGGCATGGCGTGAAGGCGACGACTGTTGCGGGCGATAGTGTGGATGAGTCTGCACTGCGTATGCTGGTGCAGAAGGCGATGGGCGATGACGGGCAGTTTGTGCTGGTGAACTTTTTGCGCGAGTCGTTGGGGCAGGAAGGCGGGGGACATTGGTCGGTGTTGGCGGCCTATGATGCGCAATCGGATCGTGCGTTGATTCTCGATGTGTCGAAGTATATGTACGCTCCGGAGTGGGTCACGATCCATACGCTGCGCAAGGCGATAGACACGCTGGATACCACCAGCAACAAGGCGCGGGGGCTGGTGTTCGTGTCGCATAAGGCGTGTTGCACGAAATCAAAGGGCTCAGCTTCGAATTCAATTTTCAAAGAATAG
- a CDS encoding cupin domain-containing protein, translating to MNPRAQSLIVYLNLLPHPEGGYYREIFRSESRVQPRDHRAERSALTAIYFLLVAGQHSGWHQVLSDEIWSHLEGDALELLCFDATNSQASTIALGRFSASGAAPIHVVPAGVWQAARPLGEYALLGCYVGPGFDFSDFRMAKDDVEMRRIITQQGEGFAGCL from the coding sequence ATGAATCCCAGAGCCCAGTCCCTGATCGTCTACCTTAATCTACTTCCGCATCCCGAGGGGGGCTACTATCGGGAGATATTCCGCTCCGAGAGCCGGGTGCAGCCTCGTGATCACCGCGCCGAGCGCAGCGCGCTGACGGCGATCTATTTTCTGTTGGTGGCGGGGCAGCATAGCGGTTGGCATCAGGTGCTGTCCGATGAAATATGGAGCCATCTGGAAGGCGACGCACTGGAGCTGTTGTGCTTCGATGCGACCAACTCCCAAGCCAGCACGATAGCGCTTGGCCGTTTCTCCGCTAGCGGTGCAGCGCCCATCCACGTCGTCCCGGCAGGCGTGTGGCAGGCAGCGCGTCCGCTGGGGGAATATGCCTTGCTGGGTTGCTATGTCGGGCCGGGTTTCGATTTCAGCGATTTCCGCATGGCGAAGGATGATGTGGAGATGCGGCGTATCATCACGCAACAGGGCGAGGGGTTTGCGGGTTGCTTGTGA
- a CDS encoding type II toxin-antitoxin system prevent-host-death family antitoxin yields MLTVNIHDAKTQLSKLVDQAAQGESFIIAKAGKPMVKVVALGKAEVGTSSRLGFMVGEFSVPDDFDQMGGGEIESLFAGRKA; encoded by the coding sequence ATGCTTACCGTCAATATTCATGATGCAAAGACCCAGCTTTCCAAGCTGGTAGATCAAGCTGCACAGGGCGAGTCGTTCATCATTGCCAAGGCAGGTAAGCCGATGGTGAAGGTCGTCGCGCTCGGCAAGGCGGAAGTTGGAACCAGTAGTCGCCTTGGCTTCATGGTCGGGGAGTTTTCCGTGCCCGACGATTTCGACCAGATGGGCGGCGGTGAGATCGAAAGCCTGTTTGCAGGGCGCAAAGCTTGA